In a genomic window of Penaeus monodon isolate SGIC_2016 chromosome 27, NSTDA_Pmon_1, whole genome shotgun sequence:
- the LOC119590393 gene encoding uncharacterized protein LOC119590393: MIIITHLACRQIPKMMKQALIVGVVLLGLASSSWAETVHSTDNALYEGALELARTSTVYSFNFKNLVVYMIIAFVLMVGLTGIRTGLGFIGRSAEESFFDKSDLLYLTTYLVSDGIERYDCLNRLACLDDRKAERLLTTSKMMINGAKYLQPVFGYSLEKYETISDGVFDAIMFRQEGGSCDSRYTCPAMPSL; encoded by the exons atgataataattacacatcTCGCTTGCCGACAGATACCAAAAATGATGAAGCAGGCGTTAATAGTGGGCGTGGTTCTGCTGGGCCTCGCGAGCAGTTCGTGGGCGGAGACGGTGCACTCGACCGACAACGCCTTGTACGAGGGCGCCCTTGAACTCGCAAGAACCTCCACCGTCTACAGCTTCAACTTCAAGAACCTTGTTGTGTACATGATCATAGCG tTCGTGCTCATGGTGGGTCTCACGGGCATCAGGACCGGCCTGGGCTTCATCGGGCGCAGCGCAGAAGAGTCTTTCTTCGACAAGAGCGACTTGCTCTACCTGACGACGTACTTGGTGAGCGACGGCATCGAGCGCTACGACTGCCTCAACCGCCTGGCCTGTCTGGATGACCGGAAGGCCGAGCGGTTACTTACCACTTCCAAAATGATGATCAACGGTGCCAAGTACCTCCAGCC GGTATTTGGATACTCGCTGGAAAAGTACGAAACGATCTCAGACGGTGTTTTCGACGCTATCATGTTCCGCCAAGAGGGAGGTTCGTGTGACAGCCGATACACGTGCCCCGCCATGCCCAGCTTGTAA